One genomic region from Granulimonas faecalis encodes:
- the rsmG gene encoding 16S rRNA (guanine(527)-N(7))-methyltransferase RsmG — MEKDTVGGVGRAMLDRRLGELLASQGVACTEGQRTLLLDHLDLVLEKNKVMNLTRITSPEDALVLHILDSLLLEEEVAKTDGPVLDIGTGAGYPGIPLAVMEDRPFVLMDSVGKKARAVAEFTDAMGLGAVGTTRERAESYAVDHRGEFGAVVARAVAPLGVLVEYAQPLLSKGGRLVVSKGRLSDEELGSGQKTAEKVGMRLVSRETLSLPEGMGHREIVVYEKDGRSSIKLPRPVGEAKNKPLA; from the coding sequence ATGGAGAAGGACACTGTCGGCGGCGTGGGCCGGGCTATGCTCGACCGCAGGCTGGGCGAGTTGCTTGCTTCCCAAGGCGTCGCCTGCACGGAGGGCCAGAGGACGCTCCTCCTCGACCACCTTGACCTGGTGCTCGAGAAGAACAAGGTCATGAACCTCACCCGCATTACCTCCCCCGAGGACGCCCTGGTGCTCCACATCCTGGATTCCCTGCTGTTGGAGGAGGAGGTCGCCAAGACCGACGGCCCGGTCCTGGATATCGGGACCGGTGCCGGCTACCCAGGGATTCCTCTGGCCGTCATGGAGGACCGCCCCTTCGTCCTGATGGACTCGGTGGGCAAGAAGGCCCGTGCCGTGGCCGAGTTCACCGACGCCATGGGGCTCGGCGCCGTGGGGACGACGCGGGAGCGGGCCGAGAGCTATGCGGTCGACCATAGGGGCGAGTTCGGTGCCGTGGTTGCCCGAGCCGTCGCCCCCCTGGGGGTGTTGGTGGAGTACGCCCAGCCGCTCCTGTCCAAGGGCGGCCGCCTCGTTGTGTCGAAGGGGCGACTCTCTGACGAGGAGCTCGGTTCTGGGCAGAAGACGGCGGAGAAGGTCGGTATGAGGCTCGTTTCACGTGAAACACTCAGCCTTCCCGAGGGCATGGGGCACCGGGAGATCGTTGTCTACGAAAAGGACGGCCGCTCCTCCATAAAGCTCCCTCGTCCCGTCGGAGAGGCAAAGAACAAGCCCCTTGCCTGA
- a CDS encoding Jag family protein: protein MDPQEIMDTEGEALEEALDAAVDFEAVKAHFVENGSIDDAEVDAVADLSVSYLRQLLACFGEHDVVIDEYEGDEGELILDVSQGDLAILIGRHGRTLEALQQILSSLVNRQLGFHYPVVVDIEGYRERRRRKVRDMARRAADRAKRSDKPVSLSPMSAYERRLVHIALRDDPEVSTHSEGEDPDRYVVVEPVDDIDR, encoded by the coding sequence ATGGACCCCCAGGAAATCATGGACACCGAGGGCGAGGCCCTGGAGGAGGCCCTCGATGCTGCCGTCGACTTCGAGGCGGTCAAGGCCCACTTTGTGGAGAACGGCTCCATCGACGACGCGGAGGTCGACGCCGTGGCCGACCTCTCCGTGAGCTACCTGCGTCAGCTCCTGGCCTGCTTCGGCGAGCACGATGTGGTGATCGACGAGTATGAGGGCGACGAGGGTGAGCTCATCCTCGATGTCTCCCAGGGTGACCTCGCCATCCTCATTGGCCGCCACGGTCGCACCCTGGAGGCGCTCCAGCAGATCCTCTCGTCCCTCGTGAACAGGCAGCTGGGCTTCCATTACCCCGTGGTCGTGGACATCGAGGGGTACCGCGAGCGCCGTCGCCGCAAGGTCCGCGATATGGCCCGCCGTGCCGCGGACCGCGCCAAGCGCTCCGACAAGCCCGTGTCCCTCTCCCCCATGAGTGCCTACGAGCGTCGCCTCGTGCACATCGCGCTCCGCGACGACCCCGAGGTCTCCACGCATTCCGAGGGCGAGGACCCCGACCGGTACGTGGTGGTGGAGCCCGTCGACGACATCGATAGATAA
- a CDS encoding YidC/Oxa1 family membrane protein insertase, producing the protein MWEWFIGFLTQVLAGIAGFCGDWGLAIILLTFIIRILLTPLTIKSTRSSAQMQVLQPRMMEIQERYADDPVRQQEELRKIYSEHKFNPLGGCLPLFLQMPVFFALFTVLKNVPSGAHFYNILPALDGSCAGVLASGGIGAAWVYILLDVLFGALTFLPMYLNTRNSAAGQQQSQTLVMGVVMAGMMMWFGWTVPVGVVLYYNTSAAWGVIQQLFITNRIMEKFKKEEEERLANAPVQVNVVRKEKAPRPRKKS; encoded by the coding sequence TCTGACCCAGGTCCTGGCCGGTATCGCCGGCTTCTGCGGCGACTGGGGTCTCGCCATCATCCTGCTCACGTTCATCATCCGTATCCTGCTGACGCCGCTCACCATCAAGTCGACCCGCTCGTCGGCCCAGATGCAGGTGCTGCAGCCCCGCATGATGGAGATCCAGGAGCGCTACGCTGACGACCCCGTCCGCCAGCAGGAGGAGCTCCGCAAGATCTACTCCGAGCACAAGTTCAACCCCCTCGGCGGCTGCCTGCCCCTGTTCCTGCAGATGCCGGTCTTCTTCGCACTCTTCACGGTGCTCAAGAACGTGCCGTCCGGCGCGCACTTCTACAACATTCTCCCCGCCCTCGACGGCTCCTGCGCGGGTGTGCTCGCCTCCGGTGGCATCGGCGCGGCTTGGGTGTACATCCTGCTCGATGTGCTCTTCGGCGCCCTGACCTTCCTGCCCATGTACCTCAACACCCGCAACTCCGCGGCCGGGCAGCAGCAGTCCCAGACGCTCGTCATGGGCGTGGTCATGGCCGGCATGATGATGTGGTTCGGCTGGACCGTGCCCGTCGGCGTGGTGCTCTACTACAACACCTCCGCTGCGTGGGGTGTCATCCAGCAGCTCTTCATCACCAACCGCATCATGGAGAAGTTCAAGAAGGAAGAGGAGGAGCGCCTGGCCAACGCCCCCGTTCAGGTGAACGTGGTGCGCAAGGAGAAGGCCCCCCGCCCCCGCAAGAAGTCCTAG